Genomic segment of uncultured Desulfobacter sp.:
TCCCTGGAAAATGATGCCGAGGCCAGGGCATCCCGCCTGGCCTCAAACACATGGCGGTCGCTCTCTTATTTTTTAGACGAGCGTAAAAATGCCTTACGTTACGTGGTGCGGTCCAATTCCCTGGACCAGCTTGAAGACACCCAGCAATTAAAAAAGATCTTAACGTTCCTGCACCAAAGCTTTGGGGGATTTACGGATATCGGTATTATTGAAGCCACCGGTATTCAGAGTGCCTATGCCGGCCCCCATGAACTTGCCGGTAAAAATTACATGGATCAGCAATGGTTCAAGGAGACCATGGCCCATGGGATCTCGGTAAGCGATGTGTTTCTAGGGTTCAGAAATGTCCCCCATATGTCCATTGCCCTGCGTCATACCGCCCCGGACAACAACTTCTTTATTATCCGGGCCACCATTGAGCACCAGTTGCCTAAAATTATATCCCAAGTTAAAACATCGGGTAACGGGGATGCCTTTTTGGTCAATGAACAGGGTCTGCTTCAAACACCGTCCCACTATTTCGGGGATGTGCTTGAAAAAACCAACCTCACGTTACCTTTGGCCACAGACCAGACCCGGACCATGTCCGTTACATTGGACAATGGACAGGATTTGATCGCAGCGTTCAGGCACATACCCGATACGCCGTTTATCCTGGTCGTTCTTAAATCCAAACAGGTGATCATGTCCCCCTGGCATACCAGCCAGACCACGGTCATTAAATACCTGGGCATCAGCATATCTGTCGTTCTCTTATGGATCGGTACCGTTACCGCATATTTTGTGCGTCGTTTGAAATATTTAGATCTCAAACGTTCCAAATATTTTCATATGGCTGAATATGAAAACAAGATGGCGTCCATCGGCCGGCTTGCCGCAGGCGTTGCCCATGAGATCAATAATCCGTTGGCCATTATTAATGAAAAGGCAGGACTTATTAAAGACATGGCCCATTTCAAGCCGGAATTAAAACAAGATCCAAAACTGCTTGAAATCATAGATATTATCCTGGCCTCGGTAAAGCGGTGCAGCAGGATTACCCGCCAACTGCTCAGTTTCGGCCGCCAGACCCCGACCGCTTCGGTGCCCTTGATCCTTAAAACCATTGTTGATGAAGTACTGGTGTTTCTGGTAAAAGAGGCACAGTTGAAAAATATCTTTATTGATGTTGATGTGCCGGATACGCTGCCCCAGGTGGTCGGCAACCGGGGTAAGCTCCAGCAAGTGCTTTTGAATATAGTAAACAACGCGTTTGCTGCCATGCCCCGGGACGGCAAACTGATCATCCATGCACAGAAAACGGACGATTCATTTGTCCGCCTTGAAATAAGAGACAGTGGATGCGGAATTTCGCCTGAAAACCTTAAACATATTTTTGAACCGTTTTTCTCCACCAAAACCAACCAGGGAGGAACCGGTTTAGGGCTTTCCATCACCTACGGCCTTATCCAGGAGATAGGCGGGCGGATTCAGGTAAAAAGCAAGGTTAATGAGGGTACTACATTTATTGTAGACCTGCCCACAACAATACAGAAAGAAGAGTAAACTATGCAGATACTTCTGGTCGATGATGAGAAGGAACTGGTCTCTACCCTGGCAGAACGTCTCGGATACAGGGGAATTGACGCACACTGGGCCGTTACGCCCAAAGAGGCCATCTCCATGCTGGCGGATCAAAGTTATGACATTGCCGTTCTGGATGTTCAGATGCCGGAGATGAACGGTTTTGAACTCAAGGAGCAGATGGAAAAGATATCTTCTAAACTCAAGTTTATTTTTATGACCGGCCACGGGTCTGAAGAGTGTTACAATGAAGGGTGCTCCCAGACCGGAGAGGCGTTTTATCTTGTGAAACCCGTGGAAATCGATAGTCTGATTGAAAAACTCAACCAGGTCATGCTGGATGGAGGAAAAAGTTGAAACATAAGGTGCAGGAAATTACGAATCAATACGGCCCGGCGTACTTCGGTCGCATGGGGGCATCCATATCCCATGACATTAAAAACTGCCTGGCCATCATCAATGAGAATGCAGGCCTGATGTCGGATTATCTGATGATGGCCCAGAAAAAAGGGACCCCACTGGATATTGAGCGTTTCTCCGGCATTGTCCAGCGCATTGAAAAACAGATCGGCCGGGCCGATGGTATCGTCAAATCCCTCAATACCTTTTCCCACAGCATGGACAACCCGGAGCAACAGATAGATATAGACGAGGCTGTGGCGCTTGCCCTGGGTCTTGGCGCCAGAATCATTGCCAACAAAGGCATTCAGGTAAATCACACCCGTAACGAAAACAAACGTTATCTCAACGGATCTCTTTTCTTTTCATTGTTTCTGATCTGGTCCATTTTAGAAAATATAACGGAAAACCTTGCATCTGGTGCCGTTCTCAATATATTCTCTAAGG
This window contains:
- a CDS encoding sensor histidine kinase: MKHKVQEITNQYGPAYFGRMGASISHDIKNCLAIINENAGLMSDYLMMAQKKGTPLDIERFSGIVQRIEKQIGRADGIVKSLNTFSHSMDNPEQQIDIDEAVALALGLGARIIANKGIQVNHTRNENKRYLNGSLFFSLFLIWSILENITENLASGAVLNIFSKEEDDNQVCLSFQCEQPIFASDFAEQVNCQALDLFQAKIVLADQHTRADLLFGR
- a CDS encoding response regulator, coding for MQILLVDDEKELVSTLAERLGYRGIDAHWAVTPKEAISMLADQSYDIAVLDVQMPEMNGFELKEQMEKISSKLKFIFMTGHGSEECYNEGCSQTGEAFYLVKPVEIDSLIEKLNQVMLDGGKS
- a CDS encoding ATP-binding protein — encoded protein: MVQETKNAQKTAEDSGSTTKLLAGEFLNYRRIWLLSFVLTALFAIIPVIFFAVLDYNLTRRSLENDAEARASRLASNTWRSLSYFLDERKNALRYVVRSNSLDQLEDTQQLKKILTFLHQSFGGFTDIGIIEATGIQSAYAGPHELAGKNYMDQQWFKETMAHGISVSDVFLGFRNVPHMSIALRHTAPDNNFFIIRATIEHQLPKIISQVKTSGNGDAFLVNEQGLLQTPSHYFGDVLEKTNLTLPLATDQTRTMSVTLDNGQDLIAAFRHIPDTPFILVVLKSKQVIMSPWHTSQTTVIKYLGISISVVLLWIGTVTAYFVRRLKYLDLKRSKYFHMAEYENKMASIGRLAAGVAHEINNPLAIINEKAGLIKDMAHFKPELKQDPKLLEIIDIILASVKRCSRITRQLLSFGRQTPTASVPLILKTIVDEVLVFLVKEAQLKNIFIDVDVPDTLPQVVGNRGKLQQVLLNIVNNAFAAMPRDGKLIIHAQKTDDSFVRLEIRDSGCGISPENLKHIFEPFFSTKTNQGGTGLGLSITYGLIQEIGGRIQVKSKVNEGTTFIVDLPTTIQKEE